The DNA segment TCGTTCCAGAACATCACCGGCATGCAGGGGAAGGGCCGGGTGCAGACCAGCTCGCCGCGCTCGCCGACCACGGGCTTGCCCTCGTCCGACCAGACCTCGATCGCCATGCCAAGGCCCGGCGCCTGGATTTCGCCCCTGTAGACCGGGGCGGTGGGATCGCCGAGCACGAAGCAGGAGACGATGTCGGTGCCGCCCGAGATCGAGGCGAGGTGCAGGTCCGGCTTGATCGCCTCATAGACATAGGCGAAGTCGGCCGGCGCCAGCGGTGAGCCGGTCGAGGTGAGGGCCTTCAGCTTCGACAGGTCATGCGTCTCGCACGGCCGCAGCCCTTCCTTGCGCAGCGAGTCGATGTACTTCGCCGAGGTGCCGAACAGCGCGAAGCCCTCCTTCTGCGCGTAGTCGAACAGCGCGGAGGGGCTCGGGGCGAAGGGGGAGCCGTCGAACAGGCAGAGGGTGAGGCGGCTCGCCAGCCCCGAGACCAGCCAGTTCCACATCATCCAGCCGCAGGTGGTGAAGTAGAACAGACGGTCGCCGGGCACGAGGTCGCACTGCAGCCGGTGCTCCTTGATATGCTGGAGCAGCGTGCCGCCGGCGCCATGGACGATGCATTTGGGCGCGCCCGTCGTTCCCGAGGAGAACAGGATAAACACGGGATGATTGAAGGGCAGCCGCTCGAAGGTGAGCGGGGCAGGGGCATAGGGGGCGAGGAACGCGTCCAGCGCCACCCCGTTCGGAAGGGCTGACGCCACCGCCTCGGCATCGCCGAGATAGGGGATGATGACCGTTTTCACCGTTCCCGGCAGGTGTGGCACCACGGCCTTCAGCTTGTCGCCGATCGCCACCCGCTTGCCGGCATACCAGTAGCCGTCGCAGGCGAAATAGACCTTCGGCTCGATCTGGCCGAACCGGTCGAGAATGCCGCGTTCGCCGAAATCGGGCGAGCAGGACGAGAAGATCGCCCCGAGCGAGGTCGCCGCCAGCATGATGGCGATGGTCTCGGGCATGTTGGGCATGGTGGCGGCGATGCGGTCGCCCACACCC comes from the Ancylobacter pratisalsi genome and includes:
- a CDS encoding acetoacetate--CoA ligase, which gives rise to MVAASDEPLWKPSPERIAASAITAFIHAVNDRHGTSLRDYRDLHAWSIAHPADFWERVWDLGEVIGERGTVPLADADRMPGARFFPEARLNYAENLLRPRDAGEIALIFHGEDKVERHMSFGELTALVSRLQQALRAAGVGVGDRIAATMPNMPETIAIMLAATSLGAIFSSCSPDFGERGILDRFGQIEPKVYFACDGYWYAGKRVAIGDKLKAVVPHLPGTVKTVIIPYLGDAEAVASALPNGVALDAFLAPYAPAPLTFERLPFNHPVFILFSSGTTGAPKCIVHGAGGTLLQHIKEHRLQCDLVPGDRLFYFTTCGWMMWNWLVSGLASRLTLCLFDGSPFAPSPSALFDYAQKEGFALFGTSAKYIDSLRKEGLRPCETHDLSKLKALTSTGSPLAPADFAYVYEAIKPDLHLASISGGTDIVSCFVLGDPTAPVYRGEIQAPGLGMAIEVWSDEGKPVVGERGELVCTRPFPCMPVMFWNDPEGVKYHAAYFERFDNVWCHGDFAEWTHHGGIIIHGRSDATLNPQGVRIGTAEIYAQAEQVPEIVEAIAIGQEWDNDVRVVLFVRLKAGAVLDAELEKRIKTQIRVGASPRHVPAKIVAVADIPRTRSGKITELAVRDVVHNRPVKNTEALANPEALDLYRDLPELSA